A part of Methanohalobium evestigatum Z-7303 genomic DNA contains:
- the gatE gene encoding Glu-tRNA(Gln) amidotransferase subunit GatE, giving the protein MSEKFDYKKLGLKCGLEIHQQLDTKEKLFCRCPTKLRDTEESNLEFFRYIRPAASEMGETDLAALEQSKLNRKYIYKAYDSTCLVEYDEEPPNEIDKEALNTSLTITKLLNMQPVDQMHVMRKIVVDGSNTTGFQRTAFLASGGYLETSKGYVGMESLCLEEESARIIEQNTDSTIYSLDRLGIPLVEIGTAPDIRTPQQARETAQLIGMLLRSTGKVKRGLGTIRQDVNISIAKGARIEIKGVQSLEQIESIVENEVERQINLIKIRDELLQKGAHINENMYDVSEVFADTQSKIIKKALKKGKVIAGVLPGFAGYIGKEIQPGRRLGTEFSDRAKTSGVGGIFHTDELPNYGITEDEIESLCEYVNAGDNDAVVLVSDNEKRSFSAMESVIQRAKEALEGVPEETRKALPDGNTSYMRPLPGAARMYPETDVPQVEISREYFESIEMPELLSDKINRFKQEFGLNQELAEKVVQSKDLLLFEDIIRTFKDSSNINATMVARTLTGTVPELRREGVEVDSITDEHFFQLFELVEGGKTAKEGIEEILKKLADNPELSAENAASELGLTGVDTSEIEKFVDEVIDNREEFVQEKGLDAVGPLMGVVMGEFRGKADGKQVSSILKQKIEEYLSQQ; this is encoded by the coding sequence ATGAGTGAAAAATTCGACTACAAAAAGCTCGGGTTAAAATGCGGTCTTGAAATTCATCAGCAACTGGACACAAAAGAAAAATTATTCTGCAGATGTCCAACAAAACTAAGGGATACTGAAGAGTCGAATTTGGAATTTTTCAGATACATAAGACCGGCTGCAAGTGAAATGGGAGAAACCGACTTGGCAGCGCTTGAACAATCCAAACTTAATAGAAAATACATTTACAAAGCCTATGATTCCACATGTCTGGTTGAATATGATGAAGAGCCGCCAAACGAGATTGATAAAGAAGCTCTCAATACTTCACTTACAATCACAAAACTTCTGAATATGCAGCCTGTTGACCAGATGCATGTCATGCGAAAGATTGTAGTCGATGGTTCCAACACCACAGGATTCCAGAGAACAGCTTTCCTTGCAAGTGGAGGATATCTGGAAACCTCAAAAGGATATGTTGGAATGGAAAGCCTGTGTCTTGAAGAAGAATCCGCCCGTATAATTGAACAAAATACTGATTCAACAATCTATTCCCTTGATCGTCTGGGTATTCCGCTTGTTGAAATCGGAACTGCTCCAGATATACGTACACCCCAGCAGGCAAGGGAAACTGCACAGCTTATAGGCATGCTTTTAAGGTCAACAGGAAAGGTTAAAAGGGGATTGGGAACAATCCGTCAGGATGTTAATATATCCATAGCAAAAGGGGCACGTATCGAAATAAAAGGAGTTCAATCACTTGAACAAATAGAATCCATTGTTGAAAATGAAGTTGAACGACAGATTAATTTAATAAAAATAAGGGATGAACTCCTGCAAAAAGGAGCCCATATTAACGAAAATATGTATGATGTGTCAGAGGTTTTTGCAGATACTCAATCCAAGATAATAAAAAAGGCTCTTAAAAAAGGAAAAGTAATTGCAGGAGTTTTACCGGGATTTGCAGGTTATATAGGAAAAGAAATCCAGCCCGGCAGACGTCTTGGTACTGAGTTTTCAGACCGTGCAAAAACATCCGGTGTAGGCGGAATTTTCCATACAGATGAACTTCCAAATTACGGCATAACAGAAGATGAAATTGAATCTCTTTGTGAATACGTAAATGCAGGAGATAATGATGCTGTAGTTCTTGTCTCTGACAATGAGAAACGCTCCTTTAGTGCAATGGAGAGCGTTATCCAGCGTGCTAAAGAAGCTCTTGAAGGTGTGCCGGAAGAAACTCGTAAAGCATTACCTGATGGAAATACCTCATACATGAGACCTCTCCCAGGTGCTGCACGCATGTATCCTGAAACCGACGTTCCTCAAGTCGAAATATCCAGAGAATACTTTGAATCCATTGAAATGCCCGAACTGTTAAGTGATAAGATTAACCGCTTTAAACAGGAATTTGGATTGAATCAGGAACTTGCAGAAAAAGTTGTCCAGTCAAAGGATTTGCTTCTGTTTGAGGATATAATACGGACGTTTAAGGATAGTTCAAATATAAATGCCACGATGGTAGCAAGAACTCTAACCGGTACAGTACCCGAACTTAGAAGAGAAGGTGTAGAGGTTGACAGCATAACAGATGAACATTTTTTCCAGTTGTTTGAACTTGTTGAAGGTGGAAAAACTGCAAAAGAGGGAATTGAAGAAATACTGAAAAAACTTGCAGATAATCCCGAATTGAGTGCTGAAAATGCTGCATCCGAACTTGGATTAACAGGTGTTGATACATCAGAAATTGAAAAATTTGTAGATGAAGTTATTGATAACAGAGAGGAGTTTGTACAGGAAAAAGGTTTAGATGCTGTTGGACCGCTTATGGGTGTAGTTATGGGTGAATTCCGTGGCAAAGCTGATGGAAAACAGGTAAGCAGCATATTAAAACAAAAAATCGAGGAATACCTCAGCCAACAATAA
- the carA gene encoding glutamine-hydrolyzing carbamoyl-phosphate synthase small subunit, with amino-acid sequence MDAVLGLEDGTIVKGTGIGSEGAVSGELVFTTLYTGYEEAMTDPSYKGQILMFTYPLIGNYGVSGENFQSDNIQTDGIVVREACSSPYHYKSTRNYNQLLQDEGIPGIAGVDTRMLTIKTRETGAMRAALINGSDDSDEAVNLARKQPYISDVDLISKVTCQEPYHIKSEKSVFGKSKHAVVIDLGLKRNILSSLLSRGIDVTVVPANTSTSMIEAYEPDFIFLTNGPGDPLQAKGAISAVNEFAGKLPIIGICFGNQIISLALGAETYKLKFGHRGANQPVKDLETGKVYITSQNHGFAVDGQSLDTTDLSVTQINANDNTVEGVAHEYLDIYSVQYHPEANPGPWDTEKLFFDRVVKTIGGDL; translated from the coding sequence ATGGATGCAGTATTAGGATTAGAAGACGGTACAATCGTAAAAGGCACTGGAATCGGCAGTGAAGGTGCAGTCAGTGGTGAACTTGTTTTTACAACTCTTTACACCGGATATGAAGAAGCGATGACAGACCCTTCATATAAAGGTCAGATATTGATGTTCACCTATCCATTGATAGGCAACTATGGTGTAAGCGGTGAAAATTTCCAGTCAGATAATATACAAACCGATGGAATTGTTGTCAGAGAAGCATGTAGCAGTCCTTATCATTATAAATCTACAAGAAATTATAATCAACTGTTGCAGGATGAAGGAATACCGGGTATTGCAGGAGTAGATACCCGAATGCTTACCATAAAAACAAGAGAAACAGGTGCAATGCGTGCAGCACTTATAAACGGAAGCGATGACAGTGATGAAGCAGTAAATCTTGCACGTAAACAACCCTATATATCAGATGTGGATTTGATATCAAAAGTTACCTGCCAGGAACCATATCATATAAAAAGTGAAAAATCGGTTTTTGGTAAGTCGAAACATGCTGTTGTCATAGACCTTGGTCTGAAAAGAAATATCCTTTCAAGCCTTTTGTCTCGTGGTATCGATGTTACAGTTGTCCCTGCAAACACATCCACCTCAATGATTGAAGCCTATGAACCTGATTTTATTTTCCTTACCAACGGACCCGGTGACCCATTGCAAGCAAAAGGTGCAATATCAGCAGTTAATGAATTTGCTGGAAAACTTCCAATAATCGGAATCTGTTTTGGAAATCAGATAATATCTCTTGCTCTTGGTGCAGAAACCTATAAACTTAAATTCGGACACAGAGGAGCTAACCAGCCGGTAAAAGACCTTGAAACCGGTAAAGTGTATATCACATCACAAAATCATGGTTTTGCAGTAGATGGACAGTCTCTTGATACCACTGACCTTTCTGTCACACAGATTAATGCCAATGATAATACTGTTGAAGGAGTGGCTCATGAATATCTTGATATATACAGTGTCCAGTATCATCCAGAGGCAAATCCGGGTCCATGGGATACTGAAAAACTGTTTTTTGACAGGGTTGTTAAGACCATTGGAGGTGATCTATGA
- the carB gene encoding carbamoyl-phosphate synthase large subunit: MPKQDDIKKVLLIGSGPITIGQAAEFDFSGSQACRALREEGIEVVLVNSNPATIMTDPEMADSVYIEPLEPRVVEKIIERERPDGIIAGLGGQTGLNVTSELSDLGALEKYNVKLLGTPLDAITNTEDRELFKEKMGDIGEKVPQSKAISSLKEAEEMIDELGLPLIVRPAYTLGGAGGGIAHTKEQLFEIVERGLRRSRIHQVLVEESVLGWKEFEYEVMRDSNDTCVIICNMENFDPMGIHTGESIVVTPSQTLSDEEHQMLRSSAINIIRSFGIEGGCNIQFAVKDGDYRVVEVNPRVSRSSALASKATGYPIARVTAKIAIGMTLDEIPNDVTKKTPASFEPTIDYVVTKIPRWPFDKFVTADKTLSTSMKSTGEVMAIGRTIEESMLKAIRSLDIDIQTGVTWDENEIITLLRTPTSNRLFVIFQALRNGFTVEAINQFTGVSTFFLWKIKNIVDMEKSLQEYAESSEVPLNYLCDSKRLGITDSRIAELTDKTEEEIGDTRRDNQIKTTYKMVDTCAAEFAAVTPYYYSSYETMCESEPTDNKKILILGSGPIRIGQGIEFDYCTVHAVSAISEENIESHIINNNPETVSTDYDTSDKLFFEPLTLEDVMNVIEKEQPDGVLVQFGGQTSVNLSLPLQHELERRNDLKTKIFGTSPDKIDTAEDRDKFYALMKELGINQPDGRYALSQGEAINFATEIGYPVLVRPSYVLGGRAMEIVYDEEELKRYLRESVCVSKDNPILIDDFLEGAVEIDVDAVCDGENVLIGAIMEHIEEAGVHSGDSACVIPPQSLTEETMEIVRDYTRKIALSLDVKGLINIQMAKRDGEVYVLEANPRSSRTIPFVSKAVGIPLAKIAAQVIMGHKLKDLGYALDREPDVKHVSVKEVVLPFDKLPGVDPVLGPEMKSTGEVMGVDYNFGRAFFKAQLSADNLLPQTGKVFLSIRDEDKEKIVNVARKMQDAGIELMGTHGTASYLAEHGIIVESVKKVHDGSPNVIDMMRRDEVSLIINTPTSKQSRKDGYQIRRAAVDFKVPYITTIQAAIAAAEAIEAMKNNDITIKSINEYHEEVTQG, translated from the coding sequence ATGCCGAAACAGGACGACATCAAAAAAGTTTTACTTATAGGTTCAGGTCCAATCACCATAGGTCAAGCGGCTGAATTTGATTTCTCCGGAAGCCAGGCTTGTAGGGCTTTAAGAGAAGAAGGTATTGAAGTTGTGCTTGTAAACTCAAACCCCGCCACTATAATGACAGACCCAGAAATGGCGGATTCAGTCTACATTGAACCACTTGAACCCAGAGTTGTAGAAAAAATCATAGAAAGGGAACGTCCTGACGGCATCATAGCAGGTCTTGGAGGACAAACCGGGTTAAATGTTACAAGTGAATTATCCGATCTTGGTGCACTTGAAAAATACAATGTCAAACTTCTGGGAACTCCTCTTGATGCGATAACCAATACTGAAGACAGAGAACTTTTTAAAGAGAAAATGGGAGATATTGGTGAAAAAGTTCCACAGAGTAAAGCAATTTCTTCCCTAAAAGAAGCAGAAGAAATGATTGATGAGCTTGGACTGCCGCTGATTGTCAGACCTGCATATACTCTGGGTGGTGCAGGCGGTGGTATCGCCCACACCAAGGAACAGCTTTTTGAAATCGTAGAAAGGGGGCTTAGAAGGAGTCGAATCCATCAGGTACTGGTTGAAGAAAGCGTACTGGGATGGAAGGAATTTGAATACGAGGTTATGCGCGATTCAAACGATACCTGTGTTATTATCTGTAACATGGAAAACTTTGACCCTATGGGTATTCATACAGGCGAATCCATTGTGGTAACGCCGTCCCAGACACTTAGTGATGAAGAACATCAGATGCTTCGTTCTTCAGCGATAAATATTATCCGGTCTTTCGGAATTGAAGGTGGCTGTAACATCCAGTTTGCAGTTAAAGATGGAGACTACAGGGTAGTTGAAGTCAACCCCCGTGTATCACGTTCTTCTGCACTCGCATCCAAAGCAACTGGTTATCCCATTGCAAGAGTTACTGCAAAAATCGCTATTGGAATGACACTTGATGAAATACCAAACGATGTAACCAAAAAGACACCTGCTTCCTTTGAACCGACTATTGATTATGTTGTCACAAAGATACCAAGATGGCCTTTTGATAAATTTGTTACAGCAGATAAAACCCTTTCAACATCCATGAAGAGTACCGGTGAAGTAATGGCTATAGGTAGAACGATTGAAGAATCAATGTTGAAAGCGATTCGCTCCCTTGATATAGACATTCAGACTGGGGTTACATGGGACGAAAATGAAATTATTACTCTTCTAAGAACCCCCACAAGCAACCGATTGTTTGTCATTTTCCAGGCTTTAAGGAACGGATTTACAGTAGAAGCCATCAATCAATTCACAGGTGTTAGCACTTTCTTCCTCTGGAAAATCAAAAACATTGTAGATATGGAAAAATCGCTACAGGAATATGCAGAATCAAGTGAAGTCCCTCTGAATTATCTATGTGATTCAAAGCGTTTGGGAATTACTGATTCACGGATTGCAGAATTGACAGACAAAACAGAAGAAGAAATCGGAGATACCAGAAGAGATAATCAAATTAAGACCACCTATAAGATGGTGGATACCTGTGCTGCTGAATTTGCCGCTGTAACACCCTATTATTATTCATCCTATGAAACCATGTGTGAATCTGAACCCACCGATAACAAAAAGATACTGATACTTGGTTCGGGTCCCATCCGTATTGGTCAGGGTATTGAATTTGATTACTGTACAGTACATGCGGTATCTGCTATCAGTGAAGAAAACATCGAATCACATATAATCAATAACAATCCTGAAACAGTGTCAACAGATTATGATACCTCAGATAAACTGTTCTTTGAACCTCTGACACTGGAAGATGTGATGAATGTTATAGAAAAAGAACAACCTGACGGTGTACTGGTTCAGTTTGGTGGTCAGACATCCGTTAACCTTTCCCTACCACTGCAACATGAACTTGAACGCAGGAATGATTTAAAAACTAAAATTTTTGGAACCTCTCCTGATAAAATCGATACTGCAGAAGACAGAGACAAATTTTATGCCCTTATGAAAGAACTCGGTATCAATCAGCCAGATGGTAGATATGCCCTGTCACAGGGAGAAGCGATAAATTTTGCTACAGAAATCGGTTATCCTGTCCTTGTAAGACCTTCATATGTGCTCGGTGGAAGAGCGATGGAGATTGTATACGATGAAGAAGAATTAAAAAGGTATCTCAGGGAATCTGTCTGTGTTTCAAAGGATAATCCGATTTTAATCGATGACTTCCTTGAAGGAGCGGTTGAAATCGATGTGGATGCTGTATGTGATGGTGAAAACGTTCTCATTGGTGCGATAATGGAGCATATTGAAGAAGCAGGGGTGCATTCAGGAGATTCTGCATGTGTTATACCACCACAGAGTCTTACTGAAGAAACAATGGAAATCGTCCGTGACTATACCCGCAAAATAGCACTGTCACTTGATGTCAAAGGACTGATTAACATACAGATGGCAAAAAGAGACGGTGAAGTCTATGTCCTTGAAGCAAATCCGCGTTCCAGTCGAACAATACCGTTTGTATCAAAAGCTGTAGGTATACCACTTGCAAAAATAGCGGCACAGGTCATAATGGGTCATAAACTGAAAGACCTCGGGTATGCACTGGACAGGGAACCAGATGTAAAACATGTTTCAGTTAAAGAAGTTGTCCTGCCGTTTGATAAACTGCCAGGTGTCGACCCTGTTCTTGGTCCTGAAATGAAGAGTACTGGTGAAGTTATGGGTGTGGACTACAATTTTGGACGTGCCTTCTTCAAAGCCCAGTTGAGTGCAGACAATCTATTACCCCAGACTGGAAAAGTATTCCTATCAATCCGAGATGAGGATAAAGAAAAGATTGTAAACGTTGCTCGTAAGATGCAGGACGCAGGTATCGAACTCATGGGTACTCACGGAACTGCCAGTTATCTGGCAGAACATGGAATAATTGTAGAATCCGTCAAGAAAGTGCATGATGGAAGTCCAAACGTGATTGACATGATGAGAAGAGATGAAGTATCTCTTATCATTAACACACCTACAAGTAAACAATCCAGAAAAGACGGTTATCAAATACGCAGAGCAGCGGTTGATTTCAAAGTGCCCTATATAACAACCATCCAGGCAGCTATTGCTGCAGCAGAAGCTATCGAAGCTATGAAGAACAATGACATTACTATAAAGTCGATTAATGAATACCATGAAGAGGTAACACAGGGTTGA